The DNA region CATTACCCAAGAGCTCACTGAGGGGAGGAAAACAATCAAGTTCACTTGTAGGAAGACAGAACCCAAGATGGATATTTTTCAAGCCTGTTTTGCACACATTGGCTCAGAGGTAACCCAGGGCAGTGATTCTCAATGCCTGTCTGCTGGTCAGACCTCCTTGACCTTTGTGGCAGCCGGTGTGAACAAGCTGTAATGCCACCTGGAAAAGGGTTGGCACATGAACCCTTGGAAGCTACAACATGACATTTTAAAGGAGAACAAAGTAAACACTGTGTGATAATTCAGACTGTTCTGACTGAAGCGTAGCAGAGGAACTACATTTTATTACACAGCACTGGTTTCACAAAAACTCAGCTGATGGAAAAATAGCCCAGGAAGAACACAGATCTCTAAATTATAGCATTTATTCTGAAAAAGCATGGATATTTCAGAGGCCCATTTCACAGTTCTTGCTCTCAGATGATGGGTTTGAAATACAATGTGACATGGCTTTATATCAGCTGCAACTGCCTTAATATCAAATGACACCTTTCAGTTTCCCTAGGGATTGTACATGACAGTGTTGAGGTTAGCAGGGGCCACCAACCAGGGAGGAGGCAtacacagtaaggtctcagagtacacgacccTGCTGTTACGCGTCCGACCCCGATTCCTATAGCAAACCCTGTACCACGCTTTCCAGTTGTGCTGAACTTGCTCCCCGGGCCCTTatggccccagctctgctcaccacctgcgcaCAGCTCCCGTTCACTCCCCACTCCTGCCTCAGGCTTTTGCTCACCACCCCTTAGGtgcggctctggctctggctcaacctcccagtccccagttcaaaccccctgctggctcaccacctgtgTGCAGCACAGGCTCACCTCCCACCCACGCCTAGGTggctcaccaccacccccaaagtttaagccacccgcccacctctgccccacgtggctccagttcaaacaccccacccccggttCGAtgccccctgccggctcaccccCGTGcccggctctggttcaacccccacccgtggcccagctcaccacctgagcagggctccagctcaactccacccctcactgccctgcagccctaaccccccaGACTTAGACCCCCCCCGCCTGCCTCTCACGGCCCCACCCCACTggtaggcttaaccctccccaactgcccccgccccaggacttacctttctgctgcttccccggctgcagacagggtgttctgctggggaaaaaagcaaaccCCCACTTACATGAAATCTGGGTTTACACAAGGGCGCGTGGAACTTAACCCTCGCCTACTtggagaccttactgtatagtaaaacaggcagttgccccagggtgtGGAGATTTAAAGGGCTACTGGCCACTGCTacagggcagccagagcccccgGCCCTTTAAAATACCACCAGAGCCCTATGAGGCACTGAGGGTTAGCTGCcctaaccctgccccttctgcctgaggcctcacCCTTTTTAGTGGGCCTAATgccaagcccctcccccatgtTGCCCAGTGTCCAGAAGAGTGTCACCAGGCCTGGGGGATGAGTCCTTCTTGGGGAAAAAAGGCCACAGAAAGATAAACAGAGACTTCCTCATTTAACGCACTCCCCGGAGCAGTTACACTTTACTGCCAGGGCTGCGTTAGCCTCTTGTCAGGAGTTCCAAAGCCCTCCTGCTTGGGTGACTACATCCAAGCAGATCACTCCTATTTGTGTCCTCCTCAACTGGCTGATTTCACCAGCAATAAGCTGACAAATTTTGTTTCTTCCTAATTTCTGGGGCTCCAGGAGCTGCACCATCGCTCGCCGTAACTTTCATTGCAAAGCACCTAATGTGAGCCAATGTGAAGAGGATCCGGCTCCAAAAGCCAAGAAATACTGTTGCTCCTCAGTACCATCAGTTACCCACGTTAGTCTCAGATGTGCCTGTTATTTTTTCAAGTGGGCAAAGTTTACAAATGTTTAGAGATTCTCCCTCTTCAACCGCTCCCTCCTGAAGACAGGGCTCACTGAAGGACATGTGTTTGAAACCAGTGTCATCAGAACTGGCTGTGATTCagctccctcttaaaactcctcTGGAAACAAAAAGGCTGCATGGTGGTCCCAGAAAGCAGGATTACATGACTAGTATCTGTTTAGATGAGGTGAACGGCCTCATGGAAGCCTCCAGCGCAATCTGGTAGTCCTTCAGAGGGACCTCTGTGCACACTGGAGCAGTGAGCTGCCCCTTATGAATAAGATCACACAGGTTCAGAATCATCCCAGTCAATCTGTCCTTGTCTGCAAGGGAGAGACAGAAGAGAGTAATTGGCCCCTTCCAGCACTGAAGGTAAACAAGACTCACAGTACCCCTACCCTGAGGAAATGAGATGAGACAATACAATAACTAAAAGTGAGTTGGTCTTGGCTACCATGGCCACCTAGCAATACAGCccaggagagcagacttcaagTGCAAAGCTCCCTTggacagcagctggggatgggagcagcTGTTCTCAGTGTCTTCAGCAATTCCTGTTTAACTCACTGGCTTTGGAGGTAAATGCCTCCAGTCTCTAGGCTGGTACAAGGCAGATGATTCCACCTGACTCCCTTGTGCTGACTGCAGGGTTGCCAGGTTGGACAACTGATTTGTTCTGTTGAGGGAGGAGACACACCCCTGTGATGTTTTTGTTCTCAGGTGTTATGCTACAGGTAGTTCGGTAGCCTCCTGGTTGAGTGCCTGGCCTGCTCATTACTCTCAAAGTTACCTGCCACTTGCACTGCAGCTTGGTCAGCAGCCATCTGGCACACACTGCTTTGAACCTAAGGCTGTGGTTAGGTAGCTTCTGCCCAAGCCACGCAgcctcaaagaagaaagagcctGAAACGTGTTCATTGCAAAatgcctgacattttttttttttttttttttaaatctcaagtGCTGAGCAACATCAGAGTGGAGCTGAATCCCTGGTCCTGGACCAGTCACACTTGTTTAAATTCAACGTTGCAGTTTGTTGTGGTTTCCTGACCCAATGTACAAATAGATGCTTCTGTGCCACTCTGCTGAGGCCAAGGGCTGGTCACAGACTCCAGGGGTTATACAAGACCTGAACCTGAGGGGCTCAACAGGGGAATGAAGGAAACTTTCTCAGTCAAAGCTTGTCATCAGCTTCACTCAGCTTGTGTTTTTAGATGTCTAGAAGCCCAGAGAGCAGACCATTTATCTGCTCTTCAGACGCTGAGTTTGAGGGCTTTTTTGGCAGTATTTCCCCAAGAGGGCTTTTACTAAACTAAAACCTGGCAATTCTGCAGCCTGTGTTCTGGGCTCTGTGTTCCTAGGGCCTCCCTAACAACAGGGATGAGGGAAACATTATCTCATTGTCCAAGTGGGACTGGAAGCCAGACATTTGAGGGCTGATTCCTGTTCTGACAACAACTCCTTCTGGGGCTTTGGACTAGTCACTCCATTTCTATTTCTCAATCTCCCCACCAACAGAAGCAGGGACAGCGGAAAAAGGGGGACCTTAAGAGAATATGTTAATACTATAATAGAGCTCCTCTGGGCTACGTCCCCACGGAAATGATCTTCAGCTTACTCTGAGTTTGGTTTTTCTTCCACTGGGTCATCCAAAACCCATGAAGCTTCACATCTTTAAAGATGAACGCACTCTGTAGAAACAAGGTAAGACACACGATGATTCTAGGGGAAACTGTTCACTATGTGCACTCTTCAGTCTGCTACACTTGGGCCATAGGTAAGATTCTCCTCATACAGCAACTTTACACGCTGTTGCGAGTCTGACAGCCACTTTCCTGCTGCTATGGAGACCTGCAAGTCTGCCCTCCCTGACACTGACCACTGCTTTTAGATGAGCCTGAACTTGGAGCAAGTTCACTCTGACAactctggtttgtttgttttaaattttacgTAACACCTGTATAACCTTGTTCTCCTCCGCAGTGCAGTGGGTACTAAATCTGAGCTCGGACCAGGGTTTGGTTCACTGAGAAATCATCACGTTCTTGCCAGACCGGTCATAACTGCAAACCAGCATTTTCTGTACTGTGACTGTTTTGTGGCAATAGAGAACATCAGGCTCTCTGGCTGTTAGTCAGGGTCTGCATTTAAAAATCCCCATTCAGGGTCCCCACAGTCTGGTGGGTATAGGTTAAAGATTGTTCTGTTCTGGCAAGAGATGCTATAGCTACTAATTCCAGGTCAGAGCAAGGGTTGACACAGGGGAAAATCTGCCCTCTGTGTGCACTTCAGTGTGCAGACAACTTCTGCAATAACGATTTGCCTGGCAAATACTGAAGTGACAATGTGCAGTGGTTGGGTCAGTCCCATACCCCAGGGCCAGTCACTTCATAAATATGGCCAGGAGCATGACCCACCCTAACCCTGTAATCACCAAACAGACTAGAATTAGCTCACTCCTGCATATTCTCAGAAGTTGGATACCATGGGGCATTGGTTCTGGTGTTCAAATGGCCCAGGGAGATAGTGTTGGAGCACCAGGAAATGAAGTGCCTGCTTCATCCAGTCACTCATAAGgggagcagtgctgccacctgggaACTGAGGGGGCTGTAGGGAGCTAGGGAACAATGTCTAGATATGGTGAAACCAGTTGCTTGCAGTGGATGTTATGCCTGGAAAGTTTGGGTGCTGTGGAGTAGGGCTATGAGATGTGAATACAGAGAACATGTAACATACAGCAGGTACTTACCACAGGGACAGTCACAGGCTGTTTTGCCATCCCGCCGTATGTAACCATGGTTCCCTTCTGTCTGTATGGAGAGTCAGGTGTCAGACAATTAATGATGTCTCTTTATATGGGTCTTCAACCAGACCTGCTTTCCTCCTCCTATTCTGAACCCCTGCAGATACAGATGCTTTCACACAGGGGGTCTGTCAATTACTTTGTTGAACAGCTACTTTGTTACTCACTCATTTTGCTTTCTGGCTTCCCCTCATTCTCCCAAGAGCCATTAGCTGAAATGCTGACCCAGCGTTAATGGACTCCGCTTAATGCAACAGCCCACAGGGGAATGAGTGAGATACCACAGGGACTCCACCCTCAGAGCTGGGTGTGACTATTAACTAGCCATTAGAAGTCTGTTGCTGTATCATTGGCCAGGAAACTTCCCTAGAGTTTCTGTAAGGTCTTAGATTTCAGTCACTGTAGCTTCCGagaactgcccctgcccccctgcttaAACGAGTGACATATGACGTAATTTGAGTCACAAACTCAGACAGAAGGGATCAccgtgatcatctaatctgacctcttgCACATTTCAGGCCATGGACCCTCACTCACTCACCCACTCTGGAAACAGACCTCTCAGCTCTAACTGAGTTACCccagtcctcaaatcatggtgTAAAGCATTCCAGTCTCAGAGAATTCATCACTGATACTAGTTTAAACCCGCAAGTGAACCATGCATCAAGGTCTTTGCTGGCTGGATGTGGGGAAAGTCCTTACTGAACCCCAAATGTGACCATCGGTTAGACCTTAAGCACCTGTGGGCACAACCAGCAGGCAGACACccaggaaagaattctctgtagcaACTCAGAAACCTCCCCATCCAGTGTTGGGGATGTTTGCTACAGACAGTCAGAGATGAACCACACAGCATTGTAGGCAGTCCTCTCAAACCATCCCCTCTATAATTGTATCATCctcagtcttgaagccagttagTTTTTTTTGACCCCCACTGGTCCCAAACTTTACTAATGGCTAGAAACCTTCCCCTAATGTTAAGCCTAAACTTGttcatggccagtttatatccaaTTATTCACCTGATCCCAAATGCTACCTCCAGCGTGGGCAAACCAATTCTTTGAACAGGTATTTCTCTGAGTGCTAAACACAACAGCAGCACTTACTGTATGTGACGGAGCATGTCAGTGGTACTTCTTCCTCCAACGCAATTCAGAGCTAACCGAGGCTTTGGGACTTTCTGAAAGAGTCAGTTTTACAGACAGAAAAAGGAAGGCTCAAGTCAGATTTCTGTCCAGCAAAGAAGCTTTGGATCACCATATTTTGAATACAAGGGTATCGTCTCTTGGGGTTAGAGCTCCGAGTGCTGAGGGAAGCAGGTTCACATGCTTTAGTGCCAAAGGTTGCTTAAACTAAGAGCAGATCCAGAATTGTACCCAAAGCTAAATCAAACTAAAGAACAACTTTAACCTGATAAAAGGAAAGAGCTTAGTATTTTActcctgtggaactcactgcctaGGTTCTGATTGAGGCCAAGTGCCTAGTATTAGAAATGACACTTATATGAATTAATGAGAACATTCAGTTACAAGAGAGGACAAAGAAAGGGACATCAACTCATGATTTAGGAAAAAGGCTCCAATCCTTAAAAGATATTTATGCCCTTAGTTTCCAGTGATGTCAGTGGAAGGTAGAAGCCCAAATAACTGAGAATCTGCCCATATGCCGATAGATTAGGAAAGAGTTTGATTCTTGTGTCTTTCCCTACAGCACCTAGTACAGGCCACTAGACTAGATGGACCACAGGCTGATCTAATTTGCCCATGGAGATATTCCTGTATTATCCCTGGATCCAGGTGATTAGCTTCCTGCCTCCTTCCTAGAATTCTTCCTTCTGAGAGCTCATCACTGCAGTACCTTAAATAAGTCGTTCATCTCTGGCTTTCTCAGCATCTCTTCTGTGACGACATGGTCTGCACCAAGGGATGTCAGTCTGTGTACCAGCTCCTGGAGGTTGGGTCTGGGCAAAGAGAGAGATTGGCTGAAATAACTAGCAAGATGGACAGCGCTCAGCACGGTCCTTTGGACAAGTTAGTCCATTTCTAAGAGCTATAAACTCTAACTTGTGAGAAAACTAGACTCAGCCCATGCCTCGGGGAAGATGTTCCCTCCTAAAGGGAAGcctcttgtggggttttcttcTCCTCATTTTCTTGTCCTGTTATCAACTGACCACCTCACTCCCACCTCTGGTCCCTTAGATTCCTCCCACAGGTTTCCTCATGCCATGCATGAGCTATCAGTCCCTTAGCCTCACCTTCAAGGCTCTAGGTGGTGCCACCCAACCTTCTCCTCTGCTTCATCCCAGCCTTCACCTTCTACACTTCCTGAGAACAGCTCCTAGTGTCTCCTCCTCCCGCTCTGTTCTGTGCCTTCCTCCATGCGGTCTCTACACAGGTGCTTCTCCTCTCCTAaagtttcctcccacagtgctttcCATGCTGAACTCAGATGCCAGCTCCAGCAATTTCTGCATATGATCTGCCCCTGAATGCTCACCCACAAGCTCCAAAAAGGACTTCCTGTCTGCTCAGAGTAGGAGCCAATTAGTCACAGAGCAAGTCACTGCTTCTCCATTCAGTACCTATTTTACCATGACCACCAGCTGCTGCGGCTCCCACAAATCAAACCTCGCTTTCCAACTCTGACAAGAGAAAGGGATGGGACCAGCACCACTGTGAGAAGGGACAAGCCTCATGAGCAGGCCACACTGAAGACTCCtggagcaccttgaagactaagaGATTTATCTGGGATAAACTTTCGTGAGTAAAAATGttgaatctgatgaagtaggttttacccttGAAAGCTTCAggacaaataaatttgttagtctttaaggtgtcccAGGAGTTctcgctgtttttgcagatacagactaacatgattacccctctgagactttacaGTAGAGACATTTAATACGTTCACTAATAGGAGGCAGggctgacccacaaaagctcatgacctaataataaagatgctacaggactgcttgttacttgtaaTCACTGAGTGGGCAGCCTCATGCAGAGCAGAAAGGCAAGCCCCACTGTGAAGAATTCTTACTGCTGGGTTCAACTGCCCCTCACAGCCCATTCACACACAAATGAAGTCTATCAACCAATATGAGAGGTATCATTCAGTTTTACAACACAGGTTCTCGGCCTGTTTCAGTCTGTTTGAAGACTGGAGACAAACTGATGCAAGTACTGGGATATTGATCCTTTTACCATTTAACCTGTCCTCTCCCCACTCTTTCACTACTGTAATTCCAGCAGGTAGGGTTCCCTCATGAAGATTCATATCAGAGCAGTTAAAGTGAAAACTCTGAGTCGGATTGTGAAGCAAACATCTGAATGGAGATGCTCTCAACTGGCCAGGACACACTCATCCAGCCCACCTCCATCACCTCCAACAGAGAATCCCCTTCCACCCACCGATAATCTAACTCGGACACAGGCAGAATGCagggggaaaggaaagggaaCTGAACAAGCCATGACAAAGCAAGAAATGTTAAAACTGTCCTGATTTAACAAATGACCCAGTTTGTAAGTCTCTGAAAACTGGTGCTCACCACACACTCACCTATCTCGaatcacattaattgttttgatGCCTAAAGCTGCTGCAATCTGAATAACAGCTTGCCCCACGCCACTATTGGCTGCATTCTGGATGATGGAATCACCTGCAGCAAAATAAAGAAACCCAAATCAGCTCTGGCTTGAAACAAATTTAGTGCTGAAGAGAGGTGTGGACACCTTCAGGGCTGAGAACATGCTCAAGGACAGGTACAGAACAGACTTTCTCCCAACAATTCTGTTGAGTCAGCTCTATCAACAAGAATACAATTCAATTGCTTTGACAGCTAGCAAGGGAGATTTCTAAGGGCTAGCTAGAGTCAATGGAGGTAGTGGGTTTTGATGCAGAGATGTTTCTAAAAGCTGAACTCATCAACTTATTTCATACAGGTCCTTGAATGGGAACAACCTTTCAACCACTATGACGACATTTAAACTAACAAACTACAGTTCAAAGGCTCAGTTCCTTCATTCATCTGAGACCTTCACTCATTATAGACAAATTAATGAAGGCTTTCTTGGAATGGCTTTGATTTAGATTTATACTTAGCAGCCTATTAGGAAGTGGGCCTTATTTTCCCATAGCTTGCAAGGAGGACTTGCATCTGACCTAAAACCTTGAAGGCACCTGATACTGATCATAAAATTTGGCCCACATATCAAATCATTCATTCAAATACTTAAATACTCCATCAGCTTCAGCTCTTAAGCTCCCTGGGCACACTGTGATGGGGTAGCTAAATTGCATGCTGATTGTGATAAGATTAAGGGGCAACAGAAAGCCTAGTTTGCCCATTCTGTGGCGCCTGCAGGAGAGACAGATAAGGACAGATTAGATTCAGCTGGGGAGAACCCTTCTGCATAGTTCCTAGAAAGGAAGGAATGCAGGGCAACAGGGAAGAAAACACAGGAAAGAGGTAGTTGGGCATTTCTCTCTCTGGAATAGCTGTGCGCAGGAAGGAGCTTGTACCTTGAAAGAGGGAAGCTGGTGAGATGGAGACTCCAGAGAATCAGTGCTAAGGATCAGTAGCTCAAGACAAGCCATGTCACCAGAGACTAAACCCTCTGAGGCAGTGGTCTGTAATAGTGCGAGGAAGATGCAAAGCTTGAGAGGGGGTCAAGATCCACGAAGTACAGAGACGAGGGAGAGTGGAAGAGTTTCCATTGCTTTGAGCGTGGACACAGTGTCACTTGGCCAGAGGGCCAAGTGAGTAGCCAATCACAGGAGTCTGGTGAAGGTGGAGGAggcagaagggctgcagtgctctAGGAGGTGGTGCTGTAGAAGAGTGAGCTATGATAGGGACCATATCTTTGGCTGTGTTTATGTAGCACAGTGCTGACTTGGCTCCTGAGCATTGcactataaataataaaaagtacCAGCCTATAAGGTAAGAAAAAAGGTGCAGGTTTGCCAGAGGTCCAGCAGTCAGTGGTAGAGCTGGAGATAAAACTCACAGTATTGTTTCCCAAACCCCTATTTTAACTACTCAGTCTTGTATTAATGCACATGGATTAACTGTTAAGAAGAAGGAATCTGTAAATTCTGTTAATTTGTTCACTGTAAAGAATCAGCTTCATGTTAGGCAAGTTACATTGAGCAGGCTAAGTTCCAATGTACCTGGCTCCAAGGTCTCAAAATCAGCCAGCATCCGATAGGCTGTACAGGGATTGACACTCAAGGTAGCAGCACACAGCAAAGGGATGTTGCGTGGGATTTTCAGCAGGCTGCCCTCACTCAACACTGCATCTGTTCGCCATGTTCCTGGATTAAAGGACAAGGATTATTCAAGCTATGAGAAGCATTAGAAAGATGCAGGCAAGTTGAGCAGGTAACTGATCAGACAAAATTTTCAGGCCAAATAAAACTGGAGAGAGAAACGTGGCCCTGAGGTCTAAGCACAGGCTATACAGACAAAACTCCTGTATGTCAGTCCTGGGTTCGATACACAGTCCCCCTCTGGCTTTGGGGAAGCCACCTGAAGCTTGATTTTCTTGAGGTGCTAACTTATCTATGGACATGGTTAATGAAGCCGCTAGCATCTCTTGTCTGGTgtacactgaatgaggcaggatgCTGCAACTGCCTTTATTAGCTTGGCTAGCACATCTCATTCCTATTTAGGAATTTTTCCCCCTTATGTCATGTCTTCATTTATCTGCACCAAAGCAAAAATGAAAGTAGTCAAAGACAACTCGTCTTCCCCTGCAAAACATAAAATTGCTTTAAAACTGACCAACAAACCGTGAAGGTGGCTAAACAAACACTGACCACTCAAAGACGACAAAAATTGTAAAAGCTGTCTGAGGCCCAAGGCCTAGCTAACAATGAACAAAACATGGCTAACATTAAGCAAAGCTAAGCTGAGCAAGAGGCGGGCCCCTAAGAACAGAGCTGCGCACATATAGGGCTGAGAATGCAAAACACTAATTGGTAATcagcccaggtgcagaacaattGGTACCAGTCagaagttgaaatcacaaggcaccaccagctcattaaaaaaaaatcttcatgccAACTTCTCACAGAGACAGACCCAGGCTCAGGAAAGGGTCTCAAATGACAGCGTGATGGCtaagagatgatctaaccaaatCACGAGGTGCAGGGTGATGGGTAGTAACACGACAGTGTCGAGGGTGGCAACCTGGTACATCAGCAGTGAGGTGCactttgtacctgtatataaagTGGTGTCTTGGGTGGGGGGGGACCATCTTTGTCTGAACTgggggcagtggaattcccactaGTTGTGTCAGTCCATTGTGGCAAGTACATATGTGCAGTGTATCAGTACTTGACgactgttatttgtaccttgcttgacaACAAATCCTGGCTGGGTGCCTTCGATCCTTACCTGGTCATCAGTGAAGCTAAAGACCCATGAGGATGCTATGGCAGCAAAACCACCAGAGTACACAAACAATAGAAATATACAAAACACAAAACCTGGTAGTAATGGTCAACGGTGACTACACAGGTATCCGCTGGAA from Carettochelys insculpta isolate YL-2023 chromosome 24, ASM3395843v1, whole genome shotgun sequence includes:
- the MECR gene encoding enoyl-[acyl-carrier-protein] reductase, mitochondrial, encoding MGLFRGVRPLLAAFLRPLSASAPARSLALVYERHGEPARVLQLKDQERAELGHFGVHVKMLAAPVNPADINMIQGTYALLPDLPAVGGNEGVGQVVEIGSHVTSLKPGDWVIPIDAPVGTWRTDAVLSEGSLLKIPRNIPLLCAATLSVNPCTAYRMLADFETLEPGDSIIQNAANSGVGQAVIQIAAALGIKTINVIRDRPNLQELVHRLTSLGADHVVTEEMLRKPEMNDLFKKVPKPRLALNCVGGRSTTDMLRHIQQKGTMVTYGGMAKQPVTVPVSAFIFKDVKLHGFWMTQWKKNQTQNKDRLTGMILNLCDLIHKGQLTAPVCTEVPLKDYQIALEASMRPFTSSKQILVM